One stretch of Halobacillus litoralis DNA includes these proteins:
- a CDS encoding bifunctional folylpolyglutamate synthase/dihydrofolate synthase: MEYEEAIAWIHSREKFKVKPGLKRMEWMMERLGHPEKKFRSVHIAGTNGKGSTLSFLRHILQQQGMSVGTFTSPYIERFNERISVDGQAIQDEVLAELVIRIRPLSEELRQTPLGEPTEFEIITAMAVLYFSEAALDIVLMETGLGGRFDSTNILTPVLSVITNIGHDHMNVLGSTIAEIAEEKAGIIKPEIPVVTGVKQQEAIKVITKKAQSCHSKVFKLYHDFDVTHQSSSHEGESFVFSNESFHSETYVSQMKGPHQVENASLAIQSAEVLRSLGIQMDRSRYEKGIASTRWPARFEKVKDAPLTIIDGAHNEEGTSALVETVKRHYSGKKIILVYSALEDKPVKKMLKQLESVVDTAYMTTFDFPRALKGHELADYSGITKTIAIEDYKQAIRKASSNVGEGDVLLITGSLYFISQVREYFEIKENLR; encoded by the coding sequence ATGGAGTATGAAGAAGCAATTGCTTGGATTCACTCTAGAGAGAAATTCAAAGTGAAGCCAGGGTTGAAGCGGATGGAATGGATGATGGAGAGGCTTGGTCATCCAGAGAAAAAATTCAGATCGGTCCATATTGCAGGAACGAACGGGAAAGGGTCCACGCTTTCTTTCCTGCGTCATATTCTTCAACAGCAGGGAATGTCTGTGGGAACCTTCACTTCTCCCTATATAGAGAGGTTCAATGAGCGGATTAGTGTTGATGGACAAGCCATTCAAGATGAAGTTTTAGCTGAGTTAGTGATTAGAATTAGACCGCTATCGGAAGAATTGAGACAAACGCCATTAGGAGAACCGACCGAGTTTGAAATTATAACAGCGATGGCCGTGCTTTACTTTTCCGAGGCTGCACTTGATATTGTATTAATGGAGACCGGTTTAGGAGGAAGGTTTGATTCTACCAACATCCTAACCCCTGTTCTATCTGTTATCACCAATATCGGACATGATCATATGAATGTTCTAGGTTCTACCATAGCAGAAATTGCAGAAGAGAAAGCAGGAATCATCAAACCTGAAATTCCTGTAGTTACGGGCGTCAAGCAGCAGGAAGCTATAAAAGTAATCACCAAAAAAGCGCAGTCATGTCATTCTAAGGTGTTCAAACTTTACCATGATTTTGATGTCACTCATCAATCCAGTAGTCATGAAGGTGAGAGTTTCGTCTTTTCAAATGAATCGTTCCATTCTGAAACCTATGTCAGTCAAATGAAAGGTCCTCATCAGGTGGAAAATGCGTCGTTGGCCATTCAGTCTGCAGAAGTTTTAAGATCCCTTGGAATTCAAATGGATCGCAGTCGTTATGAAAAAGGAATTGCATCCACACGTTGGCCTGCAAGGTTTGAGAAAGTGAAAGACGCTCCTTTGACGATTATAGATGGTGCCCATAATGAAGAAGGCACGAGCGCTCTTGTAGAAACAGTGAAACGTCATTACTCTGGTAAAAAGATTATCCTCGTCTATTCAGCATTAGAAGATAAGCCTGTTAAAAAAATGTTGAAACAATTGGAGAGTGTTGTCGATACAGCATATATGACAACTTTTGATTTTCCGAGAGCCTTGAAAGGTCATGAGCTTGCTGATTACTCGGGGATTACGAAAACCATCGCTATAGAAGATTATAAGCAAGCGATTCGTAAAGCCTCTTCCAATGTTGGAGAAGGTGACGTCCTGCTCATTACGGGATCGCTGTATTTCATCTCTCAGGTAAGGGAATATTTTGAAATTAAAGAAAATTTAAGGTAG
- a CDS encoding sensor domain-containing diguanylate cyclase, translating to MTKQKKYAVWFVWASIWPASLVYLYLWLSPVFEGNRIEIAAFIILASIVALFPLQIGDHPVFFTHGIAFAVFLYYGLFIEIIVSQVAILALMAKMRLGRTNLHRLPINLFMFLLISVVSAGIYYALGGTHGPSAVNDTGDALPIVSYALSQIVLNQFSIKFVAKVLYHKEIKWLDKGFVWELLTASLVLPIGFVLYMVYSEFGMSAIFFVGIPFIFISGMLMLYHNSNQVNTYLKKTSIIGHELTGKLGVKEVLDIFVDRLSELLPVDYIYVYDVSKNKRMELIRFFDRSGEIDFPHIQLSKGQSISGNTWQEGKSVFYRKKTEWSHLENQYTPDRAETVLSVPVERNGEIVGVITIYSNKKRAFLQFQFMILNILGNYLGVAIDNARHYEKTKAESEHCALTGLYNYRYFEDHIVNIFEIYQGQEKVEPISLVLLDIDHFKRVNDTYGHESGNTVLAALAERLQEVVAGRGTLARYGGEEFVLLLPGHSQSEALEVARSIRKKIIQKPFSSNLHIHETQGPVSISVTASIGVATSPDHCEGPFDLIRQADRAMYIGAKQRGRNRVASYEELIQTVQ from the coding sequence ATGACAAAGCAAAAGAAATATGCCGTTTGGTTTGTGTGGGCATCGATTTGGCCTGCTAGTTTAGTTTACTTGTATTTATGGTTATCCCCTGTCTTTGAAGGAAACAGGATAGAGATTGCTGCATTTATTATCCTTGCTTCGATCGTAGCATTATTTCCTCTACAAATTGGAGACCACCCTGTATTTTTTACGCATGGAATTGCCTTTGCCGTTTTTCTATATTATGGACTTTTCATAGAAATCATCGTTTCTCAAGTGGCCATTTTAGCATTGATGGCAAAAATGAGGCTTGGCAGAACAAACCTTCACCGGTTACCGATCAATTTGTTTATGTTTTTACTGATTTCAGTGGTGTCCGCAGGCATCTATTACGCACTTGGAGGCACACACGGCCCCTCAGCTGTGAATGATACAGGAGATGCCCTTCCAATCGTGAGTTATGCACTTTCGCAGATTGTCCTCAACCAATTTTCCATAAAATTTGTAGCCAAAGTACTTTACCATAAAGAGATTAAGTGGCTCGATAAAGGGTTTGTCTGGGAATTGCTAACAGCAAGCCTTGTCCTGCCCATCGGCTTTGTCCTTTATATGGTTTATTCAGAATTCGGAATGAGTGCGATCTTCTTTGTCGGCATTCCTTTTATCTTTATTTCAGGGATGTTAATGCTTTATCATAACAGCAATCAAGTGAATACATATTTAAAAAAGACAAGTATCATAGGCCATGAACTGACAGGAAAACTCGGAGTGAAAGAAGTGCTTGATATTTTCGTCGATCGCTTGAGCGAACTCCTTCCCGTGGATTATATCTATGTGTATGACGTTAGTAAAAACAAGCGGATGGAGCTGATCCGTTTCTTTGATCGATCAGGTGAAATCGATTTTCCACACATTCAACTTTCCAAGGGGCAAAGCATCAGCGGCAATACATGGCAGGAAGGAAAGAGTGTCTTTTATAGAAAGAAAACAGAATGGTCCCACTTGGAAAATCAATATACCCCTGACCGTGCTGAAACAGTCTTGTCTGTCCCTGTGGAGAGAAATGGAGAAATTGTTGGAGTCATTACCATCTACTCCAACAAAAAGCGAGCTTTCTTACAGTTTCAGTTTATGATTTTAAATATCCTGGGAAACTATTTAGGTGTGGCGATAGATAATGCCAGGCACTATGAGAAAACAAAAGCAGAAAGTGAGCATTGTGCTCTTACTGGCTTATACAATTATCGGTATTTTGAGGACCACATCGTGAATATCTTTGAAATATATCAAGGTCAAGAGAAAGTGGAACCTATTTCCCTCGTATTATTAGATATTGATCATTTTAAACGTGTGAATGACACTTATGGACATGAAAGTGGCAATACAGTCCTTGCTGCATTGGCGGAAAGACTTCAAGAAGTAGTTGCAGGGCGAGGGACACTTGCAAGGTATGGTGGAGAAGAATTTGTGCTCCTTTTGCCAGGGCATTCTCAAAGTGAGGCATTAGAAGTGGCTCGTTCCATTCGCAAGAAGATCATACAAAAACCTTTTAGTTCGAACCTGCACATTCATGAAACGCAAGGACCCGTCTCTATCTCAGTCACGGCAAGCATTGGTGTAGCTACGTCCCCGGATCATTGTGAAGGACCTTTTGATCTTATCCGTCAAGCGGATCGAGCGATGTACATTGGCGCAAAACAGAGAGGTAGAAATCGTGTGGCAAGTTACGAAGAACTAATTCAAACTGTTCAATGA
- a CDS encoding prepilin-type N-terminal cleavage/methylation domain-containing protein, which produces MPYLREEKAFSLVEVIVAMALLLVVFIVSTQIVMNTLTQSNTINEDFTTMEIADGVLKAYQSKSLEDLDDIKGEGEILVNIPDLLELPSATSVEQYEGRVLVTDPDETSLENYLTKIVVTVSLNNKDTQLEGYVER; this is translated from the coding sequence ATGCCTTACCTTAGGGAGGAGAAAGCATTCTCACTTGTAGAAGTGATTGTTGCCATGGCTTTGCTTCTTGTCGTATTCATTGTTTCGACGCAAATCGTCATGAATACGCTGACACAATCGAATACGATTAATGAGGACTTTACAACTATGGAAATTGCTGATGGTGTGCTGAAAGCCTATCAATCTAAATCTCTTGAAGATTTGGACGATATAAAAGGCGAAGGGGAAATACTTGTGAACATCCCTGACCTGCTGGAATTGCCATCCGCCACAAGTGTCGAACAATATGAAGGTCGTGTGCTGGTGACAGACCCTGATGAGACTAGTTTGGAGAACTACTTAACGAAAATTGTTGTTACGGTCTCGTTAAACAATAAAGACACTCAACTAGAAGGGTATGTTGAGCGATGA
- a CDS encoding GspE/PulE family protein codes for MDEKGESVMIKRKRLGDLLKDAGIIEEHQIQEALESKKTDQKLGDVLVEKGYVTEKQLIEVLEFQLGIPHVSLFHFPIDPNVITIVSKEFALRNLLVPIQRKGEELTVAMADPMDYFSIDDLKISTGFKISPVIATKHEILQAVNRHYNLNDSNLDENEEDTEEAPAIKLVDQLLQAGVQLKSSDIHIDPQESRVLIRYRIDGVLRTERTLPKSFQNSLIARVKILANLNITENRLPQDGRIKTTVDRSPVDLRISILPTVYGEKIVIRILDLSNALSSIEDLGFNKINAQKYKQLIEQPSGLILITGPTGSGKSSTLYASLNRLNTDDVNIITVEDPVEYQIEGLNQVQVNTSIGLTFSKGLRSILRQDPNIVMVGEIRDSETAEIAIRASLTGHLVLSTLHTNSAIATIPRLFDMDVEPYLVVSSLSGVVAQRLVRKICRDCRHAHPLTEMEKKHFQKRGMTADTIYKGSGCDSCQNTGYRGRMAIQEVLVIDDEIRTMMMNNGSMDQVRRYALKQGMLFLLDDGLLKVKQGLTTLEEVIRVAKVD; via the coding sequence ATGGACGAAAAGGGTGAGTCGGTCATGATCAAGAGAAAAAGATTAGGCGATTTGTTAAAAGATGCGGGGATTATCGAAGAGCACCAGATTCAAGAAGCTTTGGAAAGCAAAAAGACGGACCAGAAGCTTGGCGACGTTCTTGTGGAAAAGGGATATGTGACGGAAAAACAATTGATTGAGGTGTTGGAATTCCAACTTGGAATTCCGCATGTCTCTTTGTTTCACTTTCCTATTGATCCTAATGTGATCACCATTGTCAGTAAGGAATTTGCCCTTCGGAATCTACTTGTTCCTATCCAACGGAAAGGGGAAGAGTTGACAGTAGCTATGGCGGATCCAATGGATTATTTTTCTATCGATGATTTGAAAATATCTACGGGTTTCAAAATTTCTCCTGTCATTGCAACGAAGCATGAAATCCTTCAAGCTGTTAACCGACATTATAACTTGAATGATTCGAACCTGGATGAAAATGAAGAAGATACAGAGGAAGCCCCCGCCATTAAGTTAGTCGACCAGTTACTTCAAGCGGGTGTTCAACTGAAGTCGAGCGACATCCATATCGATCCTCAGGAATCGCGGGTTTTAATTCGCTATAGGATTGATGGTGTTTTAAGGACGGAACGTACGTTACCGAAGTCTTTTCAGAACAGTCTAATCGCCCGCGTAAAAATATTGGCTAATCTAAATATCACAGAAAATCGGCTGCCACAGGACGGGCGGATCAAAACGACCGTTGATCGTTCACCGGTTGATTTAAGGATATCCATCCTTCCTACAGTCTATGGAGAAAAGATTGTCATTAGGATTCTTGACCTTTCGAACGCGTTAAGTTCAATAGAAGACCTGGGTTTCAATAAAATCAATGCGCAAAAATATAAGCAATTGATTGAGCAACCTTCTGGTCTTATCCTCATTACAGGCCCTACAGGGTCGGGGAAATCATCCACTCTTTATGCATCCTTGAATCGTTTGAATACAGACGATGTCAACATTATCACAGTAGAGGATCCTGTGGAGTATCAAATCGAAGGACTAAACCAAGTCCAGGTGAACACATCCATTGGATTAACCTTCTCTAAAGGGCTCCGCTCGATCTTACGTCAGGACCCTAACATTGTCATGGTCGGTGAAATCAGGGATTCGGAAACAGCAGAGATTGCTATTCGCGCTTCTCTCACGGGGCACTTAGTCTTGAGCACGTTACATACGAACAGTGCCATTGCCACCATCCCCCGTTTATTTGATATGGATGTGGAACCCTACCTTGTCGTTTCTTCTCTATCAGGTGTTGTCGCTCAGCGCTTGGTCAGAAAAATATGCCGTGATTGCAGACACGCACATCCACTTACTGAGATGGAGAAAAAACACTTTCAAAAACGTGGAATGACGGCAGATACCATTTACAAAGGATCGGGTTGTGACAGTTGTCAAAATACAGGGTACCGTGGCCGTATGGCCATTCAAGAAGTGTTAGTCATTGATGATGAAATCCGGACCATGATGATGAACAATGGCAGCATGGACCAAGTCCGGCGTTACGCATTGAAGCAGGGAATGCTTTTTTTATTAGACGATGGTTTGTTGAAAGTGAAGCAGGGGCTTA
- a CDS encoding VanW family protein, which translates to MRQSLNFKLISLVVAVGMSMFLFTMGSSAAIQYVTNGEHLPENTVIASVNLSKKSKEEAVQLLSEKVQNWKDNHSVVVRLDGKELTVDPEMFQFDVIGTVEQAMNTSKRDLQVTIDDSYVTDLRSHMNDSLATEFYQEQFIETVKRDAAQLIESPLEYVAYEFVKGNTASLYESIGEHKVIVPHETSMDRSVKLFDGEELENGAVFSFNRLLNNDGVYDEVSLDVLASAIYGASLNAGMIIQERHISHRLPEYARIGMEANVDLNQGQDLKVYNPFSGDYQLSVSVEEGSVDVQWIGYPTTSDFHVQVLDREEIPPKTIIQYSSLVNKGTFNLLQEGVNGEVVLVYRVDRSLPEGVQEFISEDYYPPIARVEEHPSVDDESPTENSGSDTGDRSSNTGNAINDTDEYDTGGNSSDPKSIHRDEDGIWEVVPEGESK; encoded by the coding sequence TTGAGACAATCCTTAAACTTTAAGTTGATTTCTTTGGTGGTGGCTGTTGGCATGTCAATGTTTCTGTTTACAATGGGAAGTTCAGCGGCTATTCAATATGTCACCAATGGTGAACACCTCCCGGAGAATACCGTCATCGCTTCTGTTAATCTATCTAAGAAAAGTAAAGAAGAGGCGGTACAACTTCTTTCAGAAAAGGTGCAGAATTGGAAAGATAACCATTCGGTTGTAGTTAGATTGGACGGGAAAGAACTGACCGTTGACCCGGAGATGTTCCAGTTTGATGTAATTGGAACGGTTGAGCAAGCCATGAATACAAGCAAGCGAGATCTGCAGGTGACCATTGATGATTCGTATGTGACGGATTTGAGATCTCATATGAATGATTCACTGGCCACTGAGTTTTATCAGGAACAATTCATTGAAACTGTGAAAAGGGATGCAGCCCAGTTGATAGAATCACCTTTAGAGTACGTGGCATATGAATTTGTAAAAGGGAATACGGCTTCACTTTACGAAAGCATAGGTGAACACAAGGTCATCGTACCACACGAAACGAGCATGGATCGATCTGTGAAGTTATTTGATGGAGAAGAGCTTGAAAATGGGGCGGTCTTTTCATTTAATCGTTTGTTAAACAATGATGGAGTTTACGATGAAGTTTCCTTGGATGTGCTGGCTTCTGCGATCTATGGAGCTAGTTTGAACGCGGGGATGATCATTCAGGAAAGACATATCAGCCATCGATTGCCTGAGTACGCAAGGATTGGTATGGAAGCGAATGTGGACCTTAATCAAGGTCAGGACCTGAAAGTGTATAACCCATTTTCAGGAGATTATCAATTGTCGGTAAGTGTAGAAGAAGGAAGTGTTGATGTTCAATGGATTGGATACCCGACAACCTCTGACTTTCATGTTCAGGTGTTGGATCGTGAAGAAATACCTCCTAAAACGATCATCCAATACTCTTCCCTTGTTAATAAAGGGACATTCAATCTTTTACAAGAAGGCGTGAATGGTGAGGTTGTCTTGGTCTATCGTGTGGATAGATCTTTACCCGAAGGTGTGCAGGAGTTTATTTCTGAAGACTATTATCCACCGATAGCTAGAGTGGAGGAGCATCCTTCTGTTGACGACGAGAGCCCAACAGAGAATTCGGGATCCGATACTGGAGACAGGAGCTCTAATACTGGAAATGCAATAAATGATACGGATGAGTATGACACCGGAGGGAACTCCAGCGACCCTAAATCAATACATAGAGATGAAGACGGGATTTGGGAGGTCGTTCCTGAAGGAGAATCTAAGTGA
- a CDS encoding PulJ/GspJ family protein has product MNIKSEKGMTLVELLAVVSLSMIVMVAAYHAFYFVTGAVETSSTKTEIRKEANILILALEENLINVDSIEVQNDHTTTFQAFTATSTRLDDMDEESTFTYIDETTDVSIQNGHLLIGGIQQNAEGMDLSNTLFELDGNKLTVHLEIFKKDTDETYSLVKIFRLGTE; this is encoded by the coding sequence ATGAACATCAAAAGTGAAAAAGGGATGACCTTAGTAGAGCTTCTAGCGGTTGTCAGTCTCTCGATGATTGTTATGGTGGCCGCTTATCATGCGTTTTACTTTGTCACAGGTGCCGTTGAAACGTCCTCGACAAAGACTGAAATTAGGAAAGAAGCGAACATCCTCATCTTAGCTTTAGAAGAAAACTTGATCAATGTGGATTCAATTGAAGTCCAGAACGATCATACAACTACCTTCCAAGCATTCACTGCAACTTCGACTCGTTTAGATGACATGGATGAAGAATCAACTTTTACTTACATAGATGAAACAACCGATGTCTCCATTCAGAATGGTCATTTACTTATAGGCGGCATTCAGCAAAATGCTGAAGGCATGGACTTATCTAATACATTATTCGAGTTGGATGGTAATAAGTTGACCGTCCATTTAGAAATATTTAAAAAAGATACAGATGAAACCTACAGCCTTGTAAAAATCTTTCGCTTGGGGACTGAGTGA